Genomic DNA from Peribacillus simplex:
CAGAAAGCTTAAGATATTCCATATCAATCCCTCCAGGCATCCTAGTCAAACTCTTTTGAAAATTCAATATGTATCACTTCCCTAATGAAACCGGAAGCAGGATTAATCGATTCTTTCGAGGATGGCTGGCCATCCTCTATTTAAATCGTTAACTTTTCTGGCCACAGCCACCAATTAGCAGGCGGTGAACGTCTGGTGCAAGGTCAGGAAGAGAGTACTTTTGCTCATTCATGACCCAAGTCGTCACTGTTTCGTCAATCGTTCCAAAAATCATCTGCCTGGCAAGTAAATTATTTAGATCAGGCAGGAATTCGCCGTTCTCTTTTCCTTCAATAATGATCTGATCGATTAAATTTAAATACCCTCTTAACACATCATTAATTCTAAGGCGCAATTCTTTATTCGACTGTCTTAATTCCAACTGAGTGACAATTGCTAAATTCACGTCTTCTGAAAGGTTTTTAAAATGTTTTTGGATGAGCACATGCAGTTTATCCGAAGCAGTGGTCTTTCCTTTTATTTCTTCTTCGATCTGTTCCACAAAAGAGCCCATCTTTTCATGGAATAATGATATTAAGATATCTTCTTTATTTTTAAAATATAGATATATGGTGCCATCCGCTACGCCTGCCTGCTTGGCGATTTTGGATACTTGGGCTTGATAGTACCCGTTTTGGGCAATGACGATAACGGCCGCTTCAATAATTTGATTATACTTTGGTCTGTTGCTTTTCACTGGATGTCCCCTTTCAGAAAATGAATGAATCATCATTCATATTTCTATCATAAAATGACGACCTTTTACTGTCAAGCAAAAACTTCAAGAGTCCTGACATTCCACTTATGTTCATTGTACAGCCCCCATCCATAGCTTGTCCAGCCGTTCTGCAAAACACGGAGCTCTCTTCCGCTGCTCCGTTAAAAGGGGGCTTGTTTACGCTTCTTTTCTTTCCTCGGATATTTTTTTCTTTTCCTCCTCGATAAGGACTCTTCTCAGGATCTTTCCAATCGTCGTTTTAGGAAGTTCATCCCTGAATTCATAGCTGCGCGGCACCTTATAGGAAGCCAGGTTCTTTCTGGCAAATTCATTCAATTCTTCTTCAGTGGCCCTGGCATTTTTTTTCAGTACGACATAGGCCTTGACTGTCTCACCGCGATAGGGGTCAGGGATACCTGCCACAACCACTTCCTGTATGGCCTCATGCTCGTATAGCACTTCCTCCACCTCTCGTGGATATATATTGAACCCGCCTGCAATGATTGTATCCTTTTTCCTCTCGACCACATAAAAGAACCCCTGCTCATCCATGTAACCCAGATCTCCTGTAAGCAGCCAGCCATTTTTAAAGGTGTTTTCCGTTTCATCCGGACGGTTCCAATATCCTTGCATTACCTGTGGTCCCTTTATCGCAATTTCGCCTATTTCATTCGGGGGAAGCTCTTCAAAGGTTTCCAGGGACAGAATCACCGAGTCAGTATCTGGCCACGGCAGCCCGATGCTTCCTTTTACACGCGGCTGATCCCAGATGAAATTAGCAT
This window encodes:
- a CDS encoding TetR/AcrR family transcriptional regulator codes for the protein MKSNRPKYNQIIEAAVIVIAQNGYYQAQVSKIAKQAGVADGTIYLYFKNKEDILISLFHEKMGSFVEQIEEEIKGKTTASDKLHVLIQKHFKNLSEDVNLAIVTQLELRQSNKELRLRINDVLRGYLNLIDQIIIEGKENGEFLPDLNNLLARQMIFGTIDETVTTWVMNEQKYSLPDLAPDVHRLLIGGCGQKS